The Cuculus canorus isolate bCucCan1 chromosome 6, bCucCan1.pri, whole genome shotgun sequence genomic interval CTGCTCGGATGCTGAAGATTGAATAAAGTGTCTATTTCAAATTTGCCTTTGGTGGAGATGTCCCCTATAGCGCTGTGCAGGGAGGCGGCAGTCAGTCTCGGGCTGAGGCGACCACTGTGCGGAGAATTTTCAAGGGCCTCCAGCACCGCATTTCCAGCTGAGTCTGACAAATTCGAGAGCCTTTTGCCAGCTGTAGGGCTGTGCAGCCCTCTCTCCATCAGGATCatctcttttcttattctttccaTCATCTCAGCTTTATAAAAAATGTCAAAGTTGCAGGGCTGGTCCCGTACTAATGATGAGCTGCAGCAGGGGCTAATTCACATTCAGCCCGGCAAGTGTCTCTAAATATTATTATCTCTTTTTGAGGGAGGCGTAAAAATTGTGGGATGCCAAAGCGAGGGAATGACTGGTCAAAATGACCCATACATCCTTCCTAGCCCGAAATGTCATTCATCAAAAAGTGGTGCTCGTCATTAAGGTACGAATGACGCTGTTCGAATAATCATTTATTGTAACAGGTTtataagcaaataaatacaagCTCCTGTCAGTGGATAATGAAGGCGGCTTCAGAGCAGACAAATATATCCaggtggaaagaaagaaagacaagaagtGAGGAGTAAAGCTCTCGTCCTTAGCTTGATCAGATCTTGCTTGAATTGCTCTGGGGTTTGGCCTCTGGGGTGGAATTGACAGTCTGATTAATAAAATGAGCTGTGCAACATTTCCCCCTTCATTTAGGTGCATCATTAtgctctgatttttgttttgttgccttttaGGTCCTAATGATGCAGCTTCTTTCTCATTTGTCCTCGGACAGAACTACATGCTAAATATTAgataatgcttttctttattattatttctgagGCGGATTTTAGATCACAATGCTTGGAAATGCTGAAAGAGGACCAGAGGACAGAGAACCTCCTGCCGCTGATATCTCTTTACTTCTCCCTCCCATTTCCAGACCGCATTAGTACTTTTATTTAGGAATTTACACTGACACCCCCACGCACCCCCCTCGCACTCCCGAATCTTTAGACTAGACTTTATAAGACCGCTGCCGCCAACCCCGCTGCACCTACAGCAGTCTCCTGGAAATCGGAATATTTATTACAATttaacaaattttatttctaatatatttttcttacttgcGTCCTTAAACATGAGCTCCTTTTTACTTTCTATAACCCTGCTTTTCGACGGAGCTACCTGcgatttttctcccctttggGACAATACTGGCAGTGGTACGGTATGATAGGGGGGGAGAAATAACCGAAGGACGTTAAATACATTCGTGATTTAAAACACTCCGCGCTATCTCATCCTCCAGGCAGGAGCGGATTCTCCCCGGCCCTCCgcctttcccctccccaccGCCTATAAACCCTAcgcatttaaaaatttatacaTAACGCTAGAAATAAGCGACGGGGGTTTATTTGCCCAGAGCCTTCGAGCTAGCAGAGGCACCGCTTCCAGCACCCTCTCTCCGAAGTTACCTGTGGCTCAGTGAGCTCATCCCTCCGCTCCGTGCCGGGTGCCGCGGGGCGCAGTGTCGCCGCGCTGCAGGGACACGGGCTGCCGCGCTCCCCAGACGTGACAGTCGCAGAGTCTCCCTTCAGTGATAACTTTGCTAGTAATAATGACGCTGATGGCAACCATTTAAACGAAGATAAATCCTTTGTCGTTAGCAGCTCTGGAGTGCGCCTCGATAGCTGCCCAATCTTTATTCTCGccgtggtttttttttcactggcatCAGCCAGTGTTTAGACCCTGGGAATCCGAGTTTCATCGCCCGGAGAAACACCCCGATGTTTCCTGTGATTAAACGCGGGTTTGATTTTTATGCGATCCTGCTAATGTTGGTCACACACATCTCTTAAGTTCTCGTGCTCTCGCGCATGATTCATAGCTCGAAAATGGGATacttgtcatatttttttttaataacgTGTTAAAGTCTCCCTAAACATTCCACCAAATATTTAGGAAACATTCTAGGCGTTGTTTGCAAAATCCAGCCTTCCATTAATGAGCGGTTTATGTCAGCCctttgaaatgtgaatttaGACTGCAGTGTGGTGTCCTGCTTTTTTACAGCCCCCGAACCAGACAAAAGTAAACATCAACTTTTTCTCGCCCTcgggcgcggcggcggcgcgggccGGTGCGGAGGGGAGCGGAGCGGGGTGCGAGCGGCGGGCAGAGCCCGAGGACCGTCCCCCCGGGATCCCCGAGGGCACCGGGACGGGGGACGGAGGGAGCCCCCGCCGCAGCATCCCGGCGCGGGTGGCACCGGGCAAGCAGCGGCCGGAGGGCCCGCGGGGAGGCAGCCCCGCCGCGGTCCCGCAGCCCCCGCCGTGCCCCTCTCCGCAGCAGCGGCGGGGCGAGGGGAGGAGCGGAAGCCTGTGGCGGGTTTATTGCTGTCGTTTGGCGCCCTCGTCTGTTTTCTTAAAGGCGGTAACAGGCGAGCGTCgtctccccctccccgcgcgCTCGGACACCGCTGCCGGGAGACCGCATCCCCGCGGCGCTCGTGTGTGCGCGCAGCCGGCACGACTTTGCCCTCCAGAAATGTTACTGCACCACGAAAAAGGAGGGAACGCTTTTTATGTTATTCGGAGCGGATGGGAAACTCCATATGAAAAACCCCAacgtgagaaaaaaaaagttacacgCAAGTGTGCCGCCGCGAATGATCTTTATTagtgttattttatattttgcacCTTTTAAATAATACTGATACCTCAGGTTATGTACGATGTATCTTAAAATACACCTACACTCGTATGCAAGGGAAATAGCGTATCGTAAAAGACGTTAATAATCTCCTCTAAGTAAATGTCAGGTACCAAACCCGTTCCCCGCCATACAGCTAATCAGTTCACCCCAGACTGTCAACCCACTCATAAACCAGTCGTCTGATATTTAAATGCCCAGCAAATTAGATGCATTTATTGCACCGATGTTTATCGGagcttggtttgtttttttttttccaaagagaatAACACAGCCTAAAAGCCTTTCGGCATATGTTTATAGTTCTTCAAAACCAACAGCTCAGCCCAGGAACCTCCGGCGTTACAGTGACATTAGTGGGCGAAGGGGGAGGAAGTTACGGAGACCGCTGGAATATGCGAGGTTTTGTTAGACTCTGTTTACTCAGTTGTTCTGGTAAGTTTAAATAGCTGCTTAGGCCCGTGGCCAAACTTCTTTCCGCTTTTACCTTGAAAGTTATAACTGGAGGCATCAAAGAACGTTTTAGTGCTCGTTTATTAATTCTGAGCTGGGAGAAAGAGGTCACGCAACTTAATTGAAATGAAGTCCATATTAAATCAGCCGAATAACATCTCGGTCAGCTTTTCACCACTCCGAGCGTGCTCGGATAGTCGGACAGGAATGTCTGCTCCCCCTCCCGAACGGGACAGGCTGCCGGCGGGGTGCCCGCGGCAGCGCACGGTCTCGGGCCCGAGCCCCTCGGGGCGGGAGCAGGCGGCGGCGGAGCGGCGGTCCCGGGGCGAGCGGAGGAGAGGGGCTCGGTCCCGGCGGGCGCGGGCGGTGCCCGAGAGACCCCTCCGGGGAGGCGCCGCGCGGCCCCCGCGGCACCGCCAGCCGCAGGCTCTGCGGCACCACCTGGCGGCCGTGCGGCGGCACTGCGCGGCCGGGCCCCGGGAGCTGCCGCCGGCGCTGCCCGCCGGAGGGGGCCCGGCACAGCAGCCCCCCGGGTTCCCTCCTGGGAGGAAGCTCCCTCTCAGTCCCCCCCGCCCTAGGCGGTCAGACATGCGAAGGGCCGGTCTCGGGGCGACCACTTGCCTCTTCGGTCCCGATCCTCCGTGAAATGTCACTCGAGAGCGGTGAGGGGACGAACCCCGTGCGTCCCGAGCCCCGCGGCACCGGCCCTCACCACCCTTCCCAGGCTGGGATCCCCAGGGCTCTCGCTTTGCGAAGCTGAGGATTACATGATGCCTTCTGGGGTCGCTTTTGCACACGAACGGGTTTTAATTTAAACGATAAAGCGTTACTCCGGTCGAGGAACGACACTGCCGATGTTTCGTCTCaggtggcggcggcggcaggTCCCTGAGCTGCTCCCAGGTCACGGTCCCCGCGGTCCCGGTGCTTCAGAGCAGAGGGGGGAGGCGGGAGGCGGCCGGGAGCAGCCCCGCACCCGGGAGCCCCAGTAGTGCCCGTGAGAGCTGCACCGCGGCCGCGCACCGACACCCCGGGAAACTTTCTCCTCCTCGAAGTGGATTCTACAAGGCTGAAGTAAATAAAGAGATGAGAAGTTGTGGCACAGatctggggagggggaaatagTTTATCAGTTTTCCCAGACTCGttgtttcatcttttcattGTCGTAACtgggctggttttttttcttttaaggggTAGGGCAAAATGAAagcctttctgctctgtttaGCTATTAAAGGTCTACGGAAGTTAGAAAGTAGTAACGGAATGCAGTGCGCATGGAGGAAGGTTTGGAGGAAATACAAATcgattgtttttcttttcatttgcatttgcCGTTTGTCCTTGACGAGTTCCCCACCCTCTACAGCAATcagtaacaagaaaaacaagttcCCAAAGCACAGTTAGCATCAGCAAAttgtgaagaaggaagaaaaaaatgggttgTTTTCCTGGAGAGACCAGGCGAAGGACAGTgaggaaataataaaagcttGTGCTATTGACTGGAGTCCCAACTGTGTTAAATTGTGGCAAATATATTTCAGGAAATGCGATAACTTCAGGGgggagcaagaaaaaaaataaactttttttttcgGGAGGGGAGAACACAGCCATTTTCCACAGTGACGCTGTCTATCTCGTGTGTTCTGCAGATTCCCGTGCGATGTGTCAATGGAAAATGCAATGCGGCTCCGCGGGGCGCTGGACACCAGCAGAGCCGCTGGCAGGGAAGGGCGAGGACTGTCCGGCAGGCAGAGGCCCGGCACGGACGCCTGGAACACCACCACGGAGCTGCTCCGGGCCGAGGCCACAGCAGGACCCGGGGCTGAGGGTGCGGGACGCGTCCTGCCACTTGGAGACTGGGTGGATGCTCTCAGAGATCCGACCGTGCTCATGAGCTCGTTATTTTTATTCGCGTCCTGTCCTGCAAGGCGGTGCTGTTTTCTACACCCTCCGCAAAACGGCTCGTTATGGAATTGGAGCTGTTGGTCATAAACCTGTCCAAAGACAGAGTTTTCTGGGACACCGATGCGTTGTCGCTGGAGCAGAGATCTCGGCAGGGCTGAGGtcctctgcctctgtctctGCGGCCGCACCGTGTTTTGCTTTGATGTAGCGGAGCTCAAGAAGCTCCAAAACCTCGTGCATTAGGTGCTCCTGTCTTTCGGAGGCCCTATTTAAAATGTCGTGATGGAAGACAGAATTTCACCGCATTTATTGAAAGAGGAAACACAGAGAGAGATAGGAATTCAAATGGAAAGATGTCTGGAGAAATAGTGTCTTTCGTTTTTAGGGGCTTCAGAGTATCAGCAAGGTTTTCACTAGAAAGCTGCGCGCAGGGACATTAAAGGATGAGAAATCTGTGCCTCCACAAACCATCTTCCTAATTACGTAGGGTTTCATGTCCTGAGAGTAAATACTTATTCGGCTTATAACCGAGCGAAGCACGTAATCATGTCTGGCTCACTTCTTAGCTGATTATGAAAGATTAAAAGCTATTAAGAGGTTAGAGCTAATGAACGCGAACTCGTGCTTGCCATCCGTTTGTTGCTGTGATTATTGGCACTCGTTTGTGATTCCTCACCCCGCTTCCACAAACTGCCAGACATCATGAGACGGGCCACGAAGCGGGGCGGCTGCTGCGCGACCTGCGGCACATCCCGCACGGCCCCTCCGCGCCCGCGCAGCGTCCCGAGGACACACTGCCGCCTGCCCGGGGTGCTGAGCGAGGGACAGCCCAGCCCCGAAGTCGTGTCGGCAATGATTTCCACTTCCACGCCGGCCGCCTCTCTTCCGTCCTGCTCCCGAGTCTCTGTCGAGATAGTAAACGTGGCCGCAGCCAATCTGCTTTCCAGCGGATGCGGAGTTTCCCCGCACTTTCCCGCAGCGCTGCCGCCTTTCCCAGCAACTTGTTGCCCTCCGCGCCCGAGAGAGGGTTAACTTTCTGCAGTACGCAGCCGCGGAGTGACAGGACCCGGCCCAGAGGGGCAGGGGCTGGAGTTGGGGCTGGAACTCGTCTTCGGAGCTCGCTCCATTCCCAGCTTTTCGCGTTCTTGCAGTTTCCATCCCGGCTCAGTGGGAGAGTGGAGAGAGACGGCAGGAGGGTTTGCCACAGTGTCGGGAAGTCACCCCAGAACAGCCGTCAGCATAAGCAAACGCTGCGTTTAAACTGGGCTGCCTTACCGCGACGAGAGCTGACACCGcatggggaaaagaaacacatctAATGAGTACCAGGTTTAGCATCTCGCGCATAGCACAAACCCTGTGCCTTTTCCTGGCTGGTAGCAATACATGGAGGGCTGAGGGAGGTGTCTCCCATGGACCGAGAGCTCAGTGGAGTTAGGGGACCCCTCTTCTCCCCTGTAACGAAAGTTCTTCTGCCTCATACATCTCCGGGAaagagggaggtggggagggtGGGATACAAAGACCGTGTAGGGTTTTCCCCCCCGCCGCAGACACAACAATGAACTGGGGAAGGTCTTGCCGGGGATCCGGTCAGACCCCTGCCCGCGGCTTCAAAAGGTGTCCTCCGCTGGCCTTTTTGAAGTCGtgggcaggaggaagggggggatGAAAGCGACGGGGACGAGGCCGGCCCGAAGGGGCATCGCGGCCGCCCGCTCGCCCCACCCCTCCCAGCGCCggagcggcggcggggcgggggtgggaagggagagggggtgCAGTCGGTGCGGAACGGGGGGCTGCGAGGCGAAAGGGGCAGTGCGGGCGGCGGGAGGGTCACATGTTTCGACGGCAGCCTATGAGCAGCCCCCCGGGCTGCGGCAAACTAATCTGGAGCCGGCCGCCCCCACCCCCGTCCCCCCTCCCAACCCGGACTTCGATTTTATAAACGTACCGCCAGGATCCAACCTGTTGGAGGCAAATAACCATTTGCATCATGCCCGGCCGGGGAccgagccgccgccgccgcccgcgaTGTGCAAAGCCATGAGCAAAGCAGCGAGCTGGGAGATGGACGGACTGCGCGGCGAcagcagcggcggcggcggcggcggcggcggaggaggCGCCCCCGGGCAGTGCCGTAATTTTCTTTCCTCGCCCGTTTTCGGGGCGGCACACACGGGCCgagcggccgccgccgccgctgccgccgccgccgcctcggGGTTCGCCTACGCCGGCGGAGGGGAGCGCTCGGGGGCGGCGGCGAGGCCCGACCCCCCCGCCAAGGACTGCCCGGGCTCCGCCGCGCCGGCCGCCGCCCCCGCGCTCGGCTATGGGTATCACTTTGGCAATGGATACTATAGCTGCAGGATGTCCCACGGGGTTGGGATCCAGCAAAACGCCCTGAAGTCACCCCCCCATGCCTCCATTGGCGGCTTTCCCGTGGAAAAGTACATGGACGTCTCCAGTCTGACCAGCACGAGTGTCCCTGCCAATGAAGTCTCCTCCAGGGCGAAGGAAGTGTCCTTCTACCAGGGCTATACAACCCCCTACCAGCACGTTCCTGGGTACATAGACATGGTCTCAACGTTTGGCTCTGGGGAACCGAGACACGAAACATACATATCAATGGAGGGCTATCAGTCTTGGACTCTGGCTAATGGCTGGAATAGTCAGGTTTACTGTGCCAAAGATCAGACACAGAGCTCACACTTCTGGAAATCGTCCTTTCCAGGTacgggagagagagaaatggtCTGAGCTGACCCCCCCCCGCGCCTCCTCCGCCTGCCCGTCTCCTCCCCCGCCCCCCGGGCTGCAGGGGCGGCCTGCCGAGCTGGACACGCCGCACAGACACGCACAGAACGGAGACAGAGCGGGGGACggtggattttcctttttccttctcccccttACCCCTACCCTCGAGGAAGCTTCACCCTCTGCTTTCCACCCCGCGGGAGACACCCCCCGAGTCCCCCCGCAGGCCATCGCCGGGGCGGCCTCGGGCTCCTTCTGCTCCCCTGGGTTGCCGGGTTTGTATTCGCGTTGGCAGTTTTGCAGGACGATGGCTCGCAGGCTTGTGCTCCTCTGTCTCTCCGGCCGGCGATTGACCCGGCCCCAGAGCGCTTAAGGGACTGCGAGCAGTGAGGGCACAAACCACATGCAAACAAACCCACACCAAAGCGACGGCTGCGTGCGCGCTGCCAGCCCCGAGctgcccccgccgccccgcgggCTCCGAGCCGGGCGTGCCTGGCAAGTGATGACAGTCCATCAAGGGTCCGGTGCTTTACTAACGTGCAAATAATGTGGCAGTGTAAATAATAACAAACTGTAAACAACCCGGCATTGTTTATTTGCCCGTGAAAACCAGTGCCCGACAAGTATCGGGTAAGCTTTAAACGCCTGTaataaaattctaatttttcacATAATGTCTTTTACAATAGGGGACGTTGCACTAAACCAGCCCGATATGTGTGTCTACCGGCGAGGGAGGAAGAAGCGAGTGCCGTACACAAAACTGCAGCTTAAAGAACTCGAAAATGAATATGCCATTAACAAGTTCATTAACAAGGACAAGAGGCGAAGGATATCCGCAGCCACAAACCTGTCTGAGAGACAAGTTACCATTTGGTTTCAGAACAGGAGAGTGAAGGATAAGAAAATAGTCTCCAAACTGAAAGACAGTGTATCTTGATCTATTAGTTGCGGACAGTGTTGGATATATAAACCAAATTTATGACCAGCTAAAGACTTTTGGAAAgacttgaaaatatatttaatttttttttctccttccagcgGTGGTGAAATTTCGGGAATTGTTTTCCATGAACGTCAACGTTTTGCTCTCAATGGAAGGGAACGCTGACAAACCTTGAATTATggttctgtttcttccttttgaaaacaataatattattaacattaattatattttctgttcttccctctAGGCCAGTATAAACGAATTTAAATATGTTGAGCGGTTACAGTTATAACTTTCTTAAATGCTTAACTCTTTGGGGGAGGGGGTTctgtaatatttcttcttctctctgagCAACAACCAGTGCCAAAAAGTGTCAGTTTTGATTTGGTATCGTAAACTTCAAAACACgctgagtaaaaaaaaaaaaaaaaaaaatcagttggaAAATGCAGGAAAGCCGGAGAGTCCGGCCGCTGCCGAGCCCGTCGGGACCGGGGAGAATCGCGAATTGCCTGGAGGGGTAACGTCTACAGACgcatttttatttggtttttagAAGGAGGGAGAATCTCTCCGGGCTGTTGCGGGTTGTAGAGCGCAGTCCCAGGCACGGCTCCCCGCCTCCgcaggtttgggtttggttgggctttggtttggttttgggagAGAGGAGTTggaagtttttttgttttgctttctctttttttttttttggtggtggggGGGGAGGGCTGTGGCGCTGGTTTGTtcttttgggtgttttttcccGCGGTTTCAT includes:
- the HOXD13 gene encoding homeobox protein Hox-D13 — encoded protein: MCKAMSKAASWEMDGLRGDSSGGGGGGGGGGAPGQCRNFLSSPVFGAAHTGRAAAAAAAAAAASGFAYAGGGERSGAAARPDPPAKDCPGSAAPAAAPALGYGYHFGNGYYSCRMSHGVGIQQNALKSPPHASIGGFPVEKYMDVSSLTSTSVPANEVSSRAKEVSFYQGYTTPYQHVPGYIDMVSTFGSGEPRHETYISMEGYQSWTLANGWNSQVYCAKDQTQSSHFWKSSFPGDVALNQPDMCVYRRGRKKRVPYTKLQLKELENEYAINKFINKDKRRRISAATNLSERQVTIWFQNRRVKDKKIVSKLKDSVS